Proteins encoded by one window of Mariniplasma anaerobium:
- a CDS encoding YIP1 family protein: MKTKLKKFWFNYFSFPKYILFHPFDGFDEFKRYKKGKLSVAIIFISLFAFFRIFSYQNEGFLINERNPLMLNSLQEIFSVVLLIALFTIGNWSVTTLMEGKGKFKEIVMMTGYALFPIILIGYPAVILSNFLTLEEMAFYQLLMGLAYVSTAWMLFMGVLNIHHYGLAKTILAFILTVVAMAVMMFFGLLFFDLIQQFIEFVLSIYEELNLRY, translated from the coding sequence ATGAAGACTAAACTTAAAAAGTTTTGGTTTAATTATTTTAGCTTCCCTAAATATATTTTATTTCACCCTTTTGATGGTTTTGATGAGTTTAAAAGATATAAAAAAGGGAAACTCAGTGTAGCAATAATTTTTATTTCACTCTTTGCGTTTTTTAGAATTTTCTCATATCAAAATGAAGGATTCTTAATCAACGAAAGAAACCCTTTAATGCTTAACAGTTTACAAGAGATATTTTCTGTTGTGTTGTTAATTGCGCTCTTTACTATAGGTAACTGGTCAGTAACAACGTTAATGGAAGGTAAAGGTAAATTCAAAGAAATCGTTATGATGACTGGATATGCATTATTCCCAATCATTTTAATTGGTTATCCTGCGGTTATCTTATCTAATTTCTTAACATTAGAAGAAATGGCTTTTTATCAATTATTAATGGGACTAGCATATGTATCAACAGCGTGGATGTTATTTATGGGTGTATTAAACATACACCATTATGGACTTGCAAAAACAATATTGGCTTTTATCTTAACAGTGGTCGCAATGGCAGTCATGATGTTTTTTGGTTTGTTATTTTTTGATTTGATTCAACAATTTATCGAATTTGTATTATCGATATATGAAGAATTAAATCTTAGATATTAG